ctcctctgaccaagaagacatgagtgacagggaggaggagagtgtggcagacagctcagaaggagatcaattatctagctcctccttggattcagaacaagagttaatgatacagccacacatgcggagagcgatgcataggcaacaacaactgagagattattatcaaagaaaatgaggccacctgtggttgggtggggctgtggtaattagtgaggctgctataaagagcagcctgtgggtttggccattgtggaggattatctcatcgttgtgtttcctgactgctttactgactttgactttttgtgtgctgatttttccccgctttgaaactaaaccagagcaaagtgtgtttcactttgtgaaagaagaaggactgtgaattgcctcacagctgcaagctaagtatcacagaactgataagggacttgtacaaattaccagtttgtttggagacgagtgctctttgctataccaaaagagggcttggtttaagtgaattttcattataaagaacattgttttgaattttcaaacgagtgtgtctctgaaatttgtacctgtgaatttttgggaggagtctaccagagagcccgacagaacagggacAAATATGACCCCGGATACCTGATAATCTCaatagtccaggggtccccaaacttggcaactttaagacttgtggacttcaagtcccagagtttagggagttgaagtccatgattcttaaagttgccaagtttgaatatctCTGCCATAGACTTTCATATAAGCAGGCTACAGTAGATGCTTCCTTGGTGCAAACACCATTCCTTGTGTACTTTTTGCGACTTTACCTGACACGGCTACCGTCAAAAGGTGTTCCTTTCTGACCTCTCAGCAAATCCTGAATGTTTGGAATTTCACTTTCAATCTGGGTTGTTGGCTTATAATACAACAGATCCCGGCTGGTCATATCGGAGTGTATGAAATGGGATACAAACTCTTTCTCTGAAATACCAAAGATATAGGGGCACTTTAAAAGATAAGCtttgcagaatgcggccgcgagagctattgtgggcttaccaaggtttgcccacgtttctccaacactccgtggcttgcattggctgccgatcagtttccggtcacaattcaaagtgttggtaatgacctataaagccctacatggcatcggaccagaatacctccgagaccgtcttctgccgcacgaatcccagtggccgataaggtcccacagagttggtcttctccgggtcccgtcgactaaacaatgtcatctggcgggcccaaggggaagagccttctctgtggcggcccggtccctctggaatcaactccccccagagattagaactgcccccaccctcgtctttcgtaaattgcttaagacccacctataccgccaggcatgggggaattgaaacatttcccccaggcttatatagttttatgtgtggtatgcttgtgttgcatggttttatataatgggcttttagatattttttcttttaattattagatttgtttattgtataccgtttattattgttgtgagccgccccgagtctgcggagaggggcggcatacaaatctaataaaatattatttattattattattattatcattattattattattattattactactactattattattatcaaggacaaacacaaccctgatgcaccatcaatgaaatcaagtttgacaccccggtCTACTGCATCAGATctgtttctttaataataataataataataataataataataataataataataataataataataatatttattagatttgtatgccgcccctctccgaaggctctaGTTGATATGACTTAAAAGGATGTAGGAGTGATAATTATCCTctctaaatttgtttgtttgtttgtttgtttgattgattgatagattgattgatagattgattgattgattgatttttatgctgcccttctccttagactcagtacggcttacaacttgttagcaataacactttttaacagagccagcatattgcccccaacaatccgggtcctcattttatccaccttggaaggatggaaggctgagtcaacctgagccggtgatgagatttgaaccgctgacctacagatctacagtcagcttcagtggcctgcagtacagcactctacctgctgcgccaccccggctctttcataataaatgaaataagagATGCAGATTCTTCCCATTTGGTAGACTGAAAATAAAAGAAGCGGCTGCTTTAATAGCCACATTAACTTAAAGGAGCCAGCTCATTAAAGACAGCAGTTAGCAGTAGCAGTTCATGTAAAAACCTGAAAACGGGTGTGTGGCTTTAAGGAATAGCAAAGCCTTCAAAAGCACGTcttccaaatacttttcaaagtGTATTGTGCACTTAAAACAAACTTAACAATtgatacctacaaaaagatattgacaaaattgaacgggtccaaagacgggctacaagaatggtggaaagtcttaagcataaaacgtatcaggagagacttcatgaactcaatctgtacagtctggaggacagaaggaaaaggggggacatgatcgaaacatttaaatatgttaaagggttaaataaggttcaggagggaagtgtttttaataggaaagtgaacacaagaacaagggggcacaatctgaagttagttgggggaaagatcaaaagcaacatgagaaaatattattttactgaaagagtagtagatccttggaacaaacttccagcagacatggtagataaatccacagtaactgaatttaaaaatgcctgggataaacatatatccatcctaagataaaatacaggaaatagtataagggcagactagatggaccatgaggtctttttctgccatcagtcttctatgtttctatgatacaaTCAGCAGACAAAACACCTGATGTGCAACTATGTATTCTCTTACCTTTCACATTTGCCTTGGCTAACCATTTTTGAATCCCTCCAATGGTATCTGTCTGTAAAATGTCACAGAGTTTTTCTAGGACCTAGAATCAAGATAATCATATTAGATGGTAGTTTTGTCCTATGTACAACTCTATCTTTTAAATGTCCCAATTCAATACAACATTTtcaaaaagagccttctctgtggcggccccagccctctggaatcaactccccctggagattagaactgctcccaccctccttgtcttccgtaatctacttaagacccacctataccgccaggcatggggaatttgagacatctttcccccaggcttattataatttatttttggtatgtatgtgctgtttggtttttaattatgatagggtttttagatttttaatattagatttgtgccagtataatattgtttttatcattgttgtgagccgccccgagtcttcagagaggggcggcatacaaatctaataaattattattattattattattattattattattattattattttatttcattttattttattttattttattttattttattttattttattttattttagaacacTATTGATTTTATCCTTGACTGGGTTTTTACTAAGCTAGACAGGAGTTCAAATTATTAACAAATGCTgtatgaaaaaaaatccaaaaaaaggtGGTGGCCCCCATGGaccaaaccagttctgtgacatcattatgacatcaccagctggtcactaccagttcgggtgaaccagtctgaaccagcctTCATTCATGTGGAGTTCAGTTCTTCTATCATGTCCACTGGTGAGTTTTGGCAGTTTAGTCTATGTAAACGTAGGACATTGTGCTTGGAGAAAGCTGCCCTGAgaaatttatgggttttaaagAAGTTTAAACATTTATCTATATTCAATACCCAATAATTTCATCGACCATCTGCATGTTTTTACTGTTAGTTTCAATTAAGTAGCAACAATgcaattcaaagaaaaataagtttACTGCAGAATACATCCTGGTATAATCTACTGTTTGAAGGGAATATTCCTTCAATCAACTCTTTCAAACATCATTCCTCTTTGGCCAACATATTTTAATTCATCTTAACTTATAATATATAGAAGAACCACTTACTGATCGTATCTTACTTTTATTTCTTGATCCAGATAGTGCGGGCTATAATTCATATTTTCCTTAAAGTTTTGTTTATGATGCGTTTTTTGAAGAGGGAAAAGATGGAGGTCTGGAGAAGTCCTAGTTTGTGGACGGTCTTCTAAATATTTTGTCAGAGGTTCATCCTGATGATCAAGCATTACACAAACAgaacagtgaaggactaccaaattttttactaccacactgtgggcatggcttatgcattttctttcaatatctttcagtgaaaattgaatgctttggggtggagctccatacgatacacatacaaaatataaaaacaaatccaaatacaaagctcaatattaaataattaaaaaacccaattcaTCTAAAACCCATTTAAAACTATACATAAACATTCACACTCATTCATGCCCCAATCAACTTCAAACTTAACAGCCGGAGcaaatgttggtcatgacctttaaagccctacatggcattggaccagattacctctggaaccgcctgctaccgcacgaatcccagcgaccgataagatcccacagagttggccttctctgggtcccgtcgactaaacaatgtcatttggcgggccccaggggaagagccttctctgtggcggccccggccctctggaaccaactcaccccggagattagaactgcccccaccctccctgtctttcgtaaactactcaagactcatttatactggggagttgagatagcccttcctcctaggccattacaagttatgcatggtatgtttgtctgtacgtttggttttataataggggttttagttgttttttattggattgtacatgttgtttttattattgttgttagccgccccgaggctacggagaggggtggctttcaaatccaataaattattattattattattattattattattattattattattattattaaatgctaaAAATCTCAATGGCCCACGCCTGACAGCACAAGTGAGCTTTTAAAAGCCTTCCAGATATGCTTCCTGTAGCCCTCAGTCAGTGAAAACAGAATTCAGGCCGCCATAGGTGCCCCCGACACaagtgacatcgagctggccacacctacccagcgCCCCAAGGTCGAAAACAACCCTGACacggccttcaatgaaatcgagtttgacatccctgttctagcCTGATCCTTTAacccagtgatggccaacctctttttcctcaggtgctgaaagagtgtgcatttgtgctatcatgcatgtgtgagtgcccacacccataattcaatgcctggggtgcgtaaaaacaccttcccccaaccacggaggccttctggaggccagaaatggcctgtttcccaccttctgggcccagtaggctcgtgtttcgccctccccaggctccaaaggcttccctggaaccgagcagggtaaaaacgccctccccatccccctggaggctctctggaagccaaaaatgccctcccaaagcctctatagaagccaaaaatcagctggccacatgcatgttggagctgagctaggacaatggctcgtgtgccagcagatatggctccatgtgccatctatggcatgcatgccataggtttgccatcactgtcttaaccattacaccaaactgggtCTCCCACAGTTgctacattgatttttttttaaaaaatcatctcttTCTCCAATCATTTCTATAGCATAGAAGTATTGCTCAAATCAGGCTATTTGGGTGGCCTGATCATTAGGCACTAATAATTGTATGCAACCCAAGACAAGAAGTCCTGATTAGCTTAATTATAATTAAACCAATTTATAGACAAATAGTTTCCTCGTAAGCCATTATAATGGAAGCAGGGGACCCTTCACCTTTTTCCTTAAGACGGGCGTGTTCCTTGCTTTATTTCTCAACTCCGCAAATTCATCTTTAGTGAGATCTGGAATATAATGAAAGTTTCTAAAATATTGACGTTGAGGTTTAAAAGGATGCACCGCGAATTACACTCCTACTGATAAAATTCAGCAAtatgttatatttttattaattgggaAATTCCAATGTGCAATATTATAGTGATAATAACACATACCTGCTAGTGAACACACCTTTTTGCAAATCTGCTGTAATTCACCACAACGCAAACTAAGCAGATCCTGTTTTTAAGCTGGCCTTTTAGTCGCTTCTGCATCTTATTTCCTTAGGACAATGATGCTACtgtccttttttccttgggtgctgtgAGAGCGTGTGGACACATGCTATTGTGAATgcatccacacccataattcaatgctctcCCAcatttcctgttgtggttagctctggcccagctcctgccccaaggaatgtgcaggtggatgtgggggagacatccacatgccgtaggcctgttttgctcccgatggaatctgccaatgaagccccttctctgaccaaggaagcatcagtgacagggaagaggggagtttggcagacagcccaggaggagatcaattatctgtatcatccttggattctgaataagaattaatgacacatccacgcatgcgtagagtgatgcataagagaaaacaactgaaggattattataagagaaaatgaggccactgtggttgggtggggctccaataattagggctgctgctataaatagcagcttgtgggtttggccattgtgaaagagtatctgatcgcagttcttcaggaatcatgcgttgctgttttctggactttgtttgttgatttttcatgcctttgaaaccaaagcagagtgagtgtatgtgtctcactttgttggaagaagaaggcgtgtgaagtttcttcacagatgctagctaagtacttaatgaccgcTTAAGGGAAattttgcaatataaaaagagtgcttagtttattttaaattttgtgataaagaacattgttttgaattttcaaacgtgtgtgtctgcaatttgtactcttgaattttcgggaggctgctACCAGAGAGCCTGCAGAACATGTCCCATATCCTGTGTATCCCCTGTGCACATGATCTTCCTATGCTGTCCCAACCTGTGCATGTGCGCATGAAACCCCCCGCTCCCTTGGTTTCccaactagaggtataacaagcaggaagagggagattgtgatcccactatatagagcactggtgagaccacatttggaatactgtgttcagttctggagacctcacctacaaaaagatattgataaaattgaacgggtccaaagacgggctacaagaatggtggaaggtcttaagcataaaacgtatcaggaaagacttcatgaactcaatctgtatagtctggaggacagaagggaaaggggggacatgaccgagatatggacttcaactcaccgaattccccagccagccaatgctggctggggaattctgggagttgaagtccagatctctccaagttaccaaggttgggaaacaccgatcTAGACAATCTTCAGCTATTCATTTCTTCTGAAAGCTTGGAAAAAATTAATACAGATGTCAAAATTTAAGACGAAATAGAGAAAAACGCAGATTTTAATCTTGTACGGAAGGATTCAAAGCTCAATGACTTTGCAGACATGTGCATTACTTACGTGGCAGAGTTGTTCCGACTGCCTCTGGTATCAATCCTGGCAAAGCATTATTGGGAAAAATCTTATCGGCGGTGCTTCCATGTTGCCTGTAAGGCTGGTTGTATGCCAGGCCGGGTAGGATTAAATTCCCTTCGTTGTATCCTCGGTCCCGTACAAAACAGACAGGTGCATCATTTAGTCCTGAGTAAGAAAACAAGcctttaatattttctcaggcCCATGACTGAGTTTGGTACAATGGGCAGGCAATCTTTTGGGGGCCAGTGAGCCTATTAGGAATTTTAAGACTATGCTGTAGTTGCTGTCATGGTTGCATGGAGAGGATGGGccaacacaccacagccaccttgCCATGGGACAATTCAACAATGCAGTTTAATTatttaagaaaattattattattattattattattattattattattattattattattaattggatttgtatgccgcccctctccgaagactcggggcgtctaacaacaatgataaaaaacaacatgtaacaatccaatttaataaaacaactaaaaacccttattataaaaaccaaacatacacacaaacataccataatggcctaggggaaggaatatcctaactcccccatgcctggcgacaaaggtgggtcttgagtaatttgcgaaagacaaggagggtggggccgttctaatctctggggggagctgattccagagggccagggccgccacagagaaggctcttcccctggggcccgccaaacgacattgtttggtcaacgggacccggagaaggccaactctgtgggaccttatcggccactgggattcgtgcggtagaaggtggttccggatgtattctggcccaatgccatgtagggatttaatgttcattaccaacactttgaattgtgaccggaaactaatcggcagccagtgcaggccgcggagtgttgcagaaaagtgggcgaatctaggaagccccacgatggctctcgcagccgcattctgtatgatctgaagtttccgaacacttttcaaaggtagccccatgtagagagcgttgcagtaatcgaacctcgaggtgatgagggcatgagtgactgtgagcaatgactcactgtccaaatagggccgcaactggtgcaccaggcgaacctgtgcaaacgccctcctcgccacagccgaaagatgatgtcaaaatgttttaatttttgccattcacatttcattttgtccctcttTTTGCACCCCTTCTTTAACAATTCTATACCACCCTTTCTTCAATGTTAGTATAACTGTTGACAAATAGATTAAACTACTATTGTTTGTGTTTCATCTTAAGAGACAGCAAACCAATGTTGGTTTATTATGAGACATGTGGCCATATAAATTAACAAATCAAATGGACGAATAAGCTCAGACGATAGAAGAAAACATAAATGAGAATGGAGTTATGATACAGTTCGCCGCATGGGATGTGGGGCACAAGGAAGCCTTACCTTTAATGTGACATACATTTTTGGGATGTGGGGAGTGTCTACAAACGAAATAAGCTCCTCCTCTTTGCTCATTTGAATTTTGCCTGGCGCTTCCTTTGTAGTTCAGCTGAAGTTCAGGCTGTTGTCGGAAATTGATATTCATCTTAAGGCTGTGCTTTTGCCCATGCAGTTATTCACGGGGCAAGGAGTAGCTACAGCATCTTCTGGAGGGATCTTTCATGCTGGACACAGAGAGGAATAAAgagtcatatacagtgatacctcgtcataaaagctttttgagatacaaacctggggtttaagacttttttgcctcttcttacaaactattttcaccttacaaacccaccgccgccgctcggatgccccgcctccagacttctgttgccagcgaagcacccgtttttgcactgctgggattcccctgaggctcccctccatgggaaaccccacctccggacttccatgtttttgtgatgctgcagaggaatccaagtaGGGGAATGCAACTgcgtaaaaacgggcgcttcgctggcaacggaagtctggaggtggggtttcccagcgaggggagcctcagtgaaatcgcaacatcacaaaaacacagaggtccggaggtggggtttcgaggacttcggtgtttttgcgatgctgtgttttcactgatgctctcttcgctgggaaacccaccttcagacttcagttgccagtgaagcgctcatttttgtgatgctgggattcccctgcagcattgcaaaaacacggaagtccagaggtggggtttcccatcgagaggagcctcaggggaatcccagcagtgcaaaaacaggcgcttcggctggcaaaaggggtgaattttgggcttgcacgcgttaatcgcttttccattgattcctatgggaaacattgtttcgtcttacaaacttttcaccttaagaacctcgtcccggaaccaattaagtttgtaagacaaggtatcactgtacatcaaaCTAATCAACATTCGCATGCatcaagcagaggtgggttccttccggtttggactgcttctatagaaccagtagtaacttggaggTCTGGTTCGCTAGAAGCGGTAGTGATCCAAGCCTGCTATGTCCCTGAGCTGGAAAATATGTAATTATGATATGAAGTTTTGATGATATTGTGtactattgtgtattggacaaaacaaataaataaaaataaataaaaatatatagtatatagaTAATACAGTTGAaaaaaaggtgaacaacatttttacagaactatagatACATTGAAGTtgggtgtgacaaggaatggtTGGGACGGGAGGAGCCAGGCAAGGcaccccttgacgtgagtgaagtTGAGTTGGACAcaaccacctggtcacatgaccaccaagccacgcccaacacagtcacatgatcattaagctacACCAACCAACCCACACCCATAGAACTAGTAGGggaaaaatttgaatttcactcctggtgCAGCCTTGTGGGACATATCTGGGACACatcagctaaaaaagccaacacaatcctaagctgcatcaacaggggaatacactccaagaccagggaagtcttaataccactctactacgccctggtctgaccacacctggagtactgtattcagttctggtcaccacacttcaaaagagacattgaaactctggagaaggtgcaaaaaagagcaaccaagatgattaagggattggaaaccaagacttacgaagagagactgagggaactgggcatggctagcctagagaaaaggagggccagagcggacatgatagcagtctacaagtatacgaggggatgtcacagagaggaggggatcactttattctccagggcaccagagggccggacgaggaacaatggctggaagctgaccaaggagagattcaacatggagataaggaggaacttcctgacggtcagagcgatcaaccaatggaacaacctaccagcggacgttgtgaactccaacactctggacatttttaagagaagattgaactgccacttgactggtgtgctatagggttcctgcttgggcagggggttgaactcgatggccttcatggtccctttcaattctaacaataaataaacatcagCTGTGCTCCACAGCTTCCCATACCAGAGGGATCTACCGTGTCTAAATCCACCCTTCAACCTCAAGCTGAAGCAATACCAGAAATGAGCAGTCCTTACCATATTATATAATATGATCAAAATACCTTTCATATATCACATATCGTAGAGTGGAATGTAGGGCTTATGAAGTCTCTCCGATTCTACTTCTTCAGGTCAGTCAAATGCTTTGCTTTTCGGATTTTGAACTGTTCTCCGAAGAGGAAAAGCAATTTTTGCAATACATTGAAACCCTCGTCTCAAGCAATCGGATAAGCTTTTCAACCTATACTTTACTTCCGTTGTTCTTGACTTCCCTGAACAACAGTAGAGACACAGCAGCCTTGAACTGGAACCCAAGAATTTTTTTAACCCCAGCATTCTGTGCACATCACTTCTTTTATGACATCTTGCGACCACGTACATGGTTTCTTATACACTGTACTGTAAACAGAAAATGTGGTAAAATGCAGGCCTTTACTCCTGGAAGCATAAATTATTTATTCGGTTACTGTACTTAAACAATAAAATAGATGCCAAAAAATAAGGCTGCCCAGAGCCCATTTCCAAATAAGGAATGAAGTGGGTGATAGGATgacccattaggtcccacagagtgggccttctccgagtcccgtcgactaaacaatgtcgtttggcgggacccaggggaagaaccttctttgtggtggccctggccctctggaaccaacgccccccagagattagaattgcccccaccctccttgcctttcgtaagctccttaaaacccacctctgccgtcaggcatgggggaactgagatattctttccccctaggcctttacaattcatgcatggtatgtttgtatgtatgtttggttttataataagggtttttacttgttttagtattgg
This DNA window, taken from Erythrolamprus reginae isolate rEryReg1 chromosome 7, rEryReg1.hap1, whole genome shotgun sequence, encodes the following:
- the C7H4orf17 gene encoding uncharacterized protein C4orf17 homolog, with protein sequence MNINFRQQPELQLNYKGSARQNSNEQRGGAYFVCRHSPHPKNVCHIKGLNDAPVCFVRDRGYNEGNLILPGLAYNQPYRQHGSTADKIFPNNALPGLIPEAVGTTLPHLTKDEFAELRNKARNTPVLRKKDEPLTKYLEDRPQTRTSPDLHLFPLQKTHHKQNFKENMNYSPHYLDQEIKVLEKLCDILQTDTIGGIQKWLAKANVKEKEFVSHFIHSDMTSRDLLYYKPTTQIESEIPNIQDLLRGQKGTPFDGSRVRTASQGSLVSKGSRPDTERSYLFANRGKIDEQEENLPSTSAKHSSDLQSDFPTQNSTHLLYRKARFRKT